One region of Thunnus albacares chromosome 20, fThuAlb1.1, whole genome shotgun sequence genomic DNA includes:
- the lrrc3ca gene encoding leucine-rich repeat-containing protein 3B: protein MSLLADWLLRHSVVMCLLLHSLVLMTFCFHHAATSCSKNCYCSESESGGKTVRCSNLQLTEIPQDIPNDTRRVYLDFNLFTTVPTNAFSGLPHLVELDLSHNELSQLEPGAFRGLGSSLQFLDLSSNKLVNFNPESFEGLRARANLTNNPWHCDCNLQMAMPHVHLEPASLTGIVCQTSDPEEIRVQGLAFLLVPDIDLCVVMKRTTDVAMLVVMFGWFTMVISYLVYYVRANQEDARRHLEYLKSLPSRQGKSEESSTISTVV from the coding sequence ATGTCCCTGCTGGCAGACTGGCTACTGCGCCACTCAGTGGTCATGTGTTTGCTGCTGCACAGCCTGGTGCTGATGACCTTTTGCTTCCACCATGCTGCCACCAGTTGCTCCAAGAATTGCTATTGCTCTGAGAGCGAGAGCGGCGGAAAGACGGTGCGCTGCAGCAATCTGCAGCTCACAGAGATCCCCCAGGACATCCCCAATGACACACGACGTGTCTACTTGGACTTCAACCTCTTCACTACAGTCCCAACTAATGCTTTTTCAGGTTTGCCTCATCTGGTTGAGCTGGATCTATCACACAATGAATTAAGTCAGCTGGAACCAGGGGCATTCAGAGGCCTGGGCTCCTCACTACAGTTCCTAGACCTTTCTTCTAACAAGTTAGTCAATTTTAACCCTGAGTCCTTTGAGGGCCTGCGGGCTCGCGCCAACTTAACAAACAATCCATGGCATTGTGACTGCAACTTGCAGATGGCTATGCCTCACGTTCACCTGGAGCCTGCATCATTGACGGGCATTGTGTGCCAGACTTCAGATCCAGAGGAAATACGTGTTCAAGGACTTGCCTTCCTGTTGGTGCCAGACATAGATCTATGTGTGGTGATGAAGAGGACTACAGATGTGGCCATGCTGGTCGTCATGTTTGGCTGGTTCACCATGGTCATCTCCTACCTGGTCTACTATGTCAGGGCTAATCAGGAGGATGCCCGCAGACACCTGGAGTATCTCAAGTCATTGCCCAGCAGACAGGGCAAGTCAGAGGAGTCTTCCACCATTAGTACTGTGGTATAG